From Musa acuminata AAA Group cultivar baxijiao chromosome BXJ3-8, Cavendish_Baxijiao_AAA, whole genome shotgun sequence, one genomic window encodes:
- the LOC103994373 gene encoding uncharacterized protein LOC103994373, translated as MDRHCRLVYGWVTVARGFLFGLLLRWRDSVVGGLRSLVTLGTTALFIILWSCFLCSTSVTSLVYVLLSLGAAAAAIHYLGFTPGLLIVGFYGILIMWTYGYVWITTMLLIVGGYMFSLNHARFLILMATAYAVYCVNAHVGLHGVLLSLNISFISNDILNKLLQGYDGNGKGIHVKEQKEPEQVIEDFLFDSENSPLPKETEDVTYSKSSCTTPKASNMPNTQKDASSSKVNIVDLTSFVEIERIMNSSNHYEVLGFLRNKNVDPNILKKEYHKKVLLVHPDKNMGNSLACESFKKLRCAYEVLSDFAKKKNYDEQLRKEESGRVCHGSSVTSQQGAVEYRSEESRCIECTKCGNSHIWICTNRSKAKARWCQDCSQYHQAKDGDGWVESGCSPVVMPPRKVEIPRAFVCAESKIFDVSEWASCQGMECRPDTHGPTFHVNMVGLDKTGLRSNSSRYPWGLDAEMID; from the exons ATGGACCGCCACTGCCGGTTGGTTTACGGCTGGGTCACAGTTGCTCGAGGGTTTCTTTTCGGGTTGCTGTTGCGTTGGAGGGATTCTGTGGTGGGAGGCTTGAGGTCCCTGGTTACCTTGGGGACAACAGCTCTATTCATCATTTTGTGGAGTTGCTTCCTTTGCTCGACTTCTGTGACTTCGCTTGTTTATGTGCTTCTTAGTCTG GGAGCCGCTGCTGCTGCAATTCACTATTTGGGCTTCACACCTGGGCTCTTGATCGTTGGGTTTTATGGCATTTTGATCATGTGGACGTATGGCTATGTTTGGATAACAACAATGCTATTAATAGTTGGAG GTTATATGTTTTCTCTGAATCATGCACGGTTCTTGATTTTAATGGCAACTGCTTATGCAGTTTATTGTGTCAATGCTCACGTTggattgcatggagttcttttgtcattaaatatttcttttatttccaATGACATATTGAATAAGTTGCTACAAGGATATGATGGTAATGGTAAAGGCATACATGTTAAAGAGCAAAAGGAACCAGAACAGGTTATAGAAGACTTTCTTTTTGACAGTGAAAATTCCCCTCTGCCTAAAGAGACTGAAGACGTGACATATTCTAAATCATCTTGCACAACACCCAAGGCATCAAACATGCCAAATACTCAGAAGGATGCTTCCTCTAGTAAGGTTAACATAGTGGACTTGACTTCGTTCGTTGAGATCGAAAGGATAATGAACAGCTCAAACCATTATGAAGTTCTGGGCTTTCTTAGGAATAAGAATGTTGATCCTAATATATTGAAGAAGGAATACCATAAAAAG GTCTTGCTTGTGCATCCTGACAAAAATATGGGAAATTCATTAGCTTGTGAATCGTTTAAAAAGCTTCGGTGTGCATATGAG GTTCTTTCAGATTTCGCAAAGAAGAAAAACTATGATGAACAATTGAGGAAGGAAGAATCTGGGAGAGTGTGTCACGGGTCTTCTGTAACATCTCAACAG GGTGCGGTGGAGTACCGTTCTGAAGAATCTAGGTGTATTGAGTGCACAAAGTGTGGAAATTCTCATATATGGATATGCACTAATAGAAGTAAAGCCAAGGCAAGGTGGTGTCAG GATTGCTCCCAATATCATCAAGCCAAAGACGGAGATGGGTGGGTAGAAAGTGGGTGCTCACCAGTTGTTATGCCACCTCGGAAG GTTGAAATACCACGAGCTTTTGTATGTGCAGAGAGCAAAATATTTGATGTGTCCGAGTGGGCTTCTTGTCAg